The proteins below come from a single Dermacentor albipictus isolate Rhodes 1998 colony chromosome 7, USDA_Dalb.pri_finalv2, whole genome shotgun sequence genomic window:
- the Ccdc85 gene encoding coiled-coil domain-containing protein 85C — protein sequence MIRNTAKGPDGWDKPPAAAKPAGGPEPPQGMAAVATPRGRPSNEELLRKPPQEILRWLQKVEGENLKLMYDHGAMMQDVNRRMQVHLMEIRQLREVNERLQRDSQELRDLCCFLDDDRQKGRKLAREWQRFGRYTASVMRQEVAAYQGKLRGLDARQQDLIRDNIQLKELCLYLDQERSQTLCTNCGGVLPEGRRDDGDGSSSSTITTQDELPSPLPSSPPPRPSPSLPPVPSSGVPNGTANGHVRPPSVVPNGSRLPSRSQPPMRTPAIKEAIHRHRTVINEQVLRYIRNLEKRIEILEAEKGIVKNIPHEEVLHKPPQQPQGGLDKKYQSGIPRAPQYRKPEDTGHILPPPVSHSTDKNTSDNTEPYVGVARPEAVVHAMKVLEVHEQLDKALDSELEYEELAEGEKALVREMCNVVWRKLEDGPV from the exons ATGATCCGGAACACAGCCAAGGGTCCGGACGGTTGGGACAAGCCACCGGCAGCGGCCAAGCCTGCAGGTGGCCCAGAGCCACCACAAGGCATGGCTGCGGTGGCGACACCTAGGGGACGACCCAGCAACGAGGAGCTGCTGCGCAAGCCGCCCCAGGAGATCCTCCGCTGGCTGCAGAAGGTCGAAGGGGAGAACCTCAAGCTCATGTACGACCATGGTGCGATGATGCAGGATGTCAACCGCCGCATGCAG GTGCACCTGATGGAGATCCGGCAGTTGCGTGAGGTGAATGAGCGGCTGCAGCGTGACAGCCAGGAATTGCGTGATCTATGCTGTTTTCTGGACGACGACCGGCAGAAGGGGCGCAAGCTGGCCCGCGAATGGCAGCGCTTCGGCCGCTACACGGCGTCCGTCATGCGCCAGGAGGTGGCCGCCTACCAGGGCAAGCTGCGGGGCCTTGACGCGCGGCAGCAGGACCTCATCCGCGACAACATCCAGTTGAAG GAACTCTGCCTCTACCTGGATCAAGAGCGGTCGCAGACGCTCTGCACAAACTGCGGCGGCGTTCTGCCCGAGGGTCGACGTGATGATGGCGATGGCAGTTCATCCTCGACCATCACCACTCAGGATGAGCTTCCTTCCCCTTTGCCTTCTTCCCCACCTCCACGACCCTCACCATCGCTGCCTCCCGTGCCTTCCAGTGGCGTACCCAACGGCACGGCGAACGGCCACGTACGACCGCCCTCTGTTGTCCCAAACGGAAGCCGGCTGCCCAGCCGGAGCCAGCCGCCCATGAGAACGCCTGCCATCAAGGAGGCGATCCATCGGCATAGAACCGTCATCAATG AGCAAGTCTTGCGGTATATCCGGAATTTGGAGAAACGCATCGAGATTCTGGAAGCTGAGAAGGGCATTGTCAAAAACATT CCTCATGAGGAAGTTCTGCATAAGCCACCGCAGCAGCCGCAGGGAGGGCTCGACAAAAAGTACCAAAGTGGAATTCCACGTGCTCCTCAATATCGGAAACCTGAAGACACTGGTCACATTCTGCCGCCACCCGTGTCCCACAGCACCGACAAAAATACCTCAGATAACACG GAACCATATGTGGGTGTGGCAAGGCCAGAGGCAGTGGTACATGCCATGAAG GTCCTTGAGGTTCACGAGCAACTCGACAAGGCTTTGGACAGTGAGCTGGAGTATGAAGAGCTTGCTGAAGGAGAGAAGGCACTTGTGCGTGAAATGTGCAAT